A stretch of the Janthinobacterium sp. B9-8 genome encodes the following:
- a CDS encoding efflux RND transporter periplasmic adaptor subunit: MTVFKKRSIGLGVLFLVLAIGGVAFTQGKGKADKSEDHKSPRKLEFAAADLAVASLRPLDQSILINGALQAVNYAALRSKVSAQVDSVLVREGEEVKAGQILARFDASNIAAQLNERQSNLEMARAELTLAEKTHGKNLTLQKQGFISGNAFDSSSSSLTVSQAKLKAMQAQVAVAKNAMDDMVLRAPINGQISKRFIQPGEKVDQNSELFNIVDLSAMELQVAVPASQIANVSAGQPAEFQVDGFNGKVFNGTVQRINPEVEKNSRAITVFIAVKNPNGALRGGMFAKGQLALGQSQPKLTIPNSAVQGGATDPYVYSLENGKIAQSKVKLGSSDERSGLIEITAGLNAGAKVLARKMDGIKPGMVATAVGG, from the coding sequence ATGACTGTGTTTAAAAAAAGAAGTATTGGCTTGGGTGTGCTGTTCCTTGTGCTTGCTATTGGTGGAGTGGCATTTACTCAGGGCAAGGGCAAAGCGGATAAGTCAGAAGACCATAAATCCCCGCGCAAACTTGAATTTGCCGCCGCAGATTTAGCTGTGGCGTCGTTGCGCCCGCTGGATCAGTCCATTTTGATTAATGGCGCTTTGCAGGCGGTGAACTATGCTGCGCTGCGCTCTAAAGTATCGGCTCAGGTTGATAGCGTTTTGGTGCGTGAAGGCGAGGAAGTTAAAGCAGGGCAGATCTTGGCGCGCTTTGATGCCAGCAATATTGCGGCGCAATTAAACGAGCGGCAAAGCAATCTGGAAATGGCCAGGGCCGAGCTTACCCTTGCAGAAAAAACCCACGGCAAGAATTTAACTTTGCAAAAGCAGGGTTTTATTTCTGGCAATGCCTTTGATAGCAGCTCCAGCAGCCTGACCGTCAGCCAAGCCAAATTAAAAGCCATGCAAGCACAAGTGGCGGTGGCTAAAAATGCGATGGACGATATGGTGCTGCGTGCGCCTATTAATGGCCAGATTAGTAAGCGTTTTATTCAGCCCGGTGAAAAAGTTGATCAGAATTCCGAGCTGTTTAATATCGTCGATTTATCCGCCATGGAGCTGCAAGTAGCGGTGCCAGCCAGCCAGATTGCCAATGTATCGGCAGGCCAGCCCGCGGAGTTTCAAGTGGATGGATTTAACGGCAAAGTATTTAATGGCACGGTGCAGCGCATTAACCCGGAAGTTGAAAAAAACTCCCGCGCCATTACTGTTTTTATTGCGGTGAAAAACCCCAACGGCGCTTTACGCGGCGGCATGTTTGCCAAAGGCCAGCTGGCTTTGGGGCAATCGCAGCCTAAGCTCACGATCCCTAATAGCGCTGTGCAAGGCGGTGCAACCGATCCTTATGTTTACAGCCTGGAAAACGGAAAAATCGCTCAAAGCAAGGTGAAGTTGGGAAGCAGTGACGAGCGCAGCGGCTTAATAGAAATCACCGCAGGCCTGAATGCCGGAGCCAAAGTGCTGGCCAGAAAAATGGATGGCATCAAGCCGGGCATGGTGGCGACTGCGGTGGGTGGCTAA